One part of the Solea solea chromosome 1, fSolSol10.1, whole genome shotgun sequence genome encodes these proteins:
- the dhx30 gene encoding ATP-dependent RNA helicase DHX30 isoform X2, translating to MALHGGLLVCLRGLTKVSECVRMGRTVTPNWSREMRWYATKTGRIYETDASCDQTKRNYPELLKEFPEPKCLLHNTIARSLGINDLSQLVQYSYTENRGVKKAIVTLSWPCKIEEVGYASKKMDAERFAAAAACLKLKEMGLIGPNNQLPGRRAGHRRGERQSIVYGNEEDVCTDNGLNADVKRHQPSVEDPAVAEALSLFPHPRALLSRVIQVATSSDRLRELMSFRTTGGKQKKCELTVLWPDKMTFTATARNKVAAEKRAAALACMQLKELQLLDKNNNPLTHARYHHEKVREAGNREKRPLPLEISEYLESRIREHLAQYPAATEVQKLWEEEEARGQQSVNQEDDEEEEDLVTDAITGRPYKPLSEQETHELSNYLQEEWERANPRLSLALPVDGHRQRVVSAVQSSQVVVIAGETGCGKTTRIPRFLLEDCVRGGEGAECNILVTQPRRISAVSVAQRVAHEMGPALKSSVGYQVRLESRPPEHSGGALLFLTVGVLLRKLQSNPSLKGISHIVVDEVHERDINTDLLLALLQSTLKENPNLRVVLMSATGDNQRLAQYFGGCPIVKVPGFMHPVKDRYLEDVLREMGRQVPVQDREETKGGRDDAAPDLDLIADVIEHIDRHKEPGAILCFLPGWQDIKAVQEKLKEKSHFSSGSQLILPLHSSLSVADQQTVFQRPQMGQRKIVLATNIAETSITIDDIVHVVDTGTHKQQNYDPRTKVSCLDTVWISHSNVTQRKGRAGRCQPGQSYHLFPKKQLEYMTQFPVPEILRTPLESLVVQTKIHSPECKAETFLSQVLDSPERDAVRDAIQNLQVIGVLDKTETLTPLGERVAGMSCDPRLGKLLVLSAMFRCVLPMLSIVACLTRDPFHNSLQNRALVNKAKKALSGSSYSDYLVFSRAVLGWKRIQKEGDREDRDEYLEQNTLSKASLRFINGLISQFSENLHDAKLVSRASACQHHTSLCNEHRDQDELLKAVLLAGLYPNLIQVKKGLVVKGRFRPNGVLFNTLTGPVLLHRSSVNRGKDDFPSRWLTFFYAVKSNGSVFIRDSSVVHPLALLLLTDCDIAETVVGDRVEVSFPGRSLVRCELTAGTWELLWDLRTSIQTMLHRNLSNPDNTFTNSAQDGKLLSLLVELLKNSDSNTLALDNSSDAEVD from the exons atgGCGCTCCACGGTGGCTTACTCGTGTGTCTGAGAGGACTCACTAAAGTCTCCGAATGTGTTCGAATGGGACGCACAGTAACGCCCAACTGGAGCAGAGAAATGCGGTGGTACGCGACAAAAACTGGACGAATTTATGAAACGGATGCGTCATGTGATCAGACTAAACGAA ATTACCCAGAGCTATTAAAGGAGTTTCCAGAACCAAAATGCCTCCTACATAACACCATTGCTCGGTCACTGGGAATCAATGATCTGTCCCAGCTTGTCCAGTACAGCTATACCGAGAACCGTGGTGTCAAG aaaGCTATTGTCACACTATCATGGCCCTGTAAGATTGAAGAGGTGGGTTATGCCTCAAAGAAGATGGATGCTGAACGatttgctgcagctgctgcttgtCTCAAGCTAAAA GAAATGGGTCTTATTGGCCCAAACAATCAGCTTCCCGGGAGGAGAGCTGgccacaggagaggagagcgACAATCTATCGTCTATGGTAATGAGGAGGACGTTTGCACAGATAACGGCCTTAACGCAGATGTAAAAAGACACCAGCCCTCTGTAGAAGACCCCGCTGTTGCTGAAGcgctctccctctttcctcaTCCTAGAGCACTCTTATCTAGAGTCATCCAGGTGGCCACATCATCTGACAGACTCAGG GAGCTTAtgagtttcagaacaacaggaGGGAAGCAAAAGAAGTGTGAACTGACTGTGCTCTGGCCAGACAAGATGACGTTCACAGCTACAGCGAGAAACAAAGTGGCGGCAGAGAAAAGGGCTGCAGCTCTTGCATGCATGCAACTGAAG gagctgcagctgcttgataaaaacaacaatccgCTGACTCATGCCAGGTACCACCATGAGAAGGTGAGGGAGGCTGGGAATAGGGAGAAACGCCCCCTACCACTAGAAATCTCAGAATACCTGGAGAGTCGCATAAGGGAGCATCTTGCACAg TACCCGGCGGCAACAGAAGTACAGAAGTtatgggaggaggaagaggcgaGAGGACAGCAGTCGGTCAAccaggaggatgatgaagaggaggaagatttAGTAACAGACGCCATCACAGGCAGACCGTATAAACCTTTGTCTGAACAAGAGACTCATGAGCTCAGCAACTACCTACAGGAGGAATGGGAGAGGGCAAACCCCAGACTGAGTCTGGCGCTCCCAGTCGATGGCCACCGTCAACGTGTGGTCTCGGCCGTGCAGTCCTCACAGGTGGTTGTGATTGCTGGTGAAACGGGATGTGGCAAAACGACACGGATCCCCCGCTTCCTGCTCGAGGACTGCGTGAGAGGTGGTGAGGGAGCTGAATGCAACATCCTGGTGACCCAGCCTCGTCGGATCAGCGCTGTGTCAGTGGCACAGCGAGTTGCTCATGAGATGGGCCCGGCTCTGAAAAGCTCTGTGGGATATCAG GTGAGACTTGAGAGCCGACCCCCAGAGCACAGTGGAGGAGCATTACTCTTCCTCACTGTGGGCGTTCTGCTGAGGAAGCTGCAGTCAAACCCATCCCTGAAAGGAATCAGCCACATTGTGGTGGATGAGGTCCATGAGagagacataaacacagacctGCTGCTGGCTTTACTACAATCCACCCTCAAAGAGAACCCTAACCTAAGAGTAGTGCTTATGAGTGCTACTGGGGACAACCAGAGGCTGGCTCAGTATTTTGGAGGCTGTCCTATTGTGAAGGTGCCAGGTTTTATGCATCCAGTCAAGGACAGATACCTGGAGGATGTGCTGAGAGAGATGGGACGCCAAGTGCCAGTCCAAGACAGGGAGGAGACAAAG gGAGGAAGAGATGACGCTGCGCCTGATCTAGATTTAATAGCTGATGTTATTGAACACATTGACAGACATAAAGAGCCAG GTGCAATCCTGTGTTTCCTCCCCGGATGGCAGGACATCAAGGCAGTCCAGGAGAAACTCAAGGAGAAATCACACTTTTCCTCTGGCTCACAGCTGATCCTGCCAT tgcACTCTAGTTTATCAGTGGCTGACCAGCAGACTGTGTTCCAGCGCCCCCAGATGGGCCAGAGGAAGATTGTGCTCGCCACCAATATTGCGGAGACCTCTATCACCATAGATGACATTGTTCATGTTGTGGATACAGGAACTCACAAACAACAGAATTATGACCCACGGACAAAG GTCTCCTGTCTGGACACAGTTTGGATATCCCACTCTAATGTCACTCAAAGGAAAGGGAGAGCAGGGCGATGTCAGCCAGGACAATCCTACCAcctttttccaaaaaaacagcTGGAGTACATGACTCAGTTCCCAGTCCCTGAAATCCTGCGTACCCCACTGGAGAGTTTAGTCGTGCAGACCAAAATCCACAGCCCCGAATGCAAG GCTGAAACATTCTTATCCCAAGTGTTAGACAGTCCAGAGCGAGATGCTGTGAGAGATGCTATCCAAAATCTACAAGTCATCG GAGTTCTAGACAAGACGGAAACCCTGACACCTTTAGGAGAGCGTGTTGCCGGCATGTCATGTGACCCTCGACTTGGCAAATTGCTCGTTCTGAGTGCCATGTTCAGGTGTGTTCTGCCCATGTTGTCTATCGTTGCCTGTCTGACCAGAGATCCTTTCCACAACAGTCTTCAGAACAGAGCATTAGTCAACAAG GCCAAAAAAGCTCTTAGTGGCTCCAGCTACAGTGATTACTTGGTGTTCAGCAGAGCTGTGTTGGGCTGGAAAAGAATTCAGAAGGAGGGcgacagagaagacagagatgAGTATTTGGAACAGAATACTCTATCCAAGGCCAGCCTTCGATTTATCAATG GGCTCATCTCTCAGTTCAGTGAGAACCTGCATGACGCAAAGCTGGTTTCTCGTGCCAGTGCGTGCCAGCACCACACTTCTCTCTGCAATGAGCACAGGGACCAGGATGAGCTTCTTAAAGCTGTGCTACTGGCTGGACTATATCCCAACCTCATTCAG GTTAAGAAAGGTCTTGTGGTCAAAGGGCGTTTTCGCCCCAACGGAGTGCTTTTCAACACACTCACCGGACCAGTGCTGCTTCACCGTTCGTCAGTCAACAG AGGAAAAGACGATTTCCCAAGTCGCTGGCTGACCTTTTTTTACGCAGTCAAGTCAAACGGGAGCGTTTTCATCAGAGACTCTTCTGTGGTTCACCCActcgctctgctgctgctcacagactgCGATATCGCAGAGACAG TGGTTGGAGACAGAGTGGAAGTGTCTTTTCCCGGTCGCTCTCTGGTGCGCTGTGAGCTGACAGCTGGCACGTGGGAGCTGCTGTGGGATCTGCGTACGTCGATTCAGACCATGCTGCACCGAAACCTGAGCAATCCCGACAACACATTCACCAATTCCGCCCAAGATGGAAAGCTCCTCTCCTTACTGGTAGAACTGCTGAAAAATTCAGACTCAAACACTCTCGCTCTGGATAACAGTAGTGACGCTGAGGTGGATTAA
- the wrnip1 gene encoding ATPase WRNIP1 — MAQDMETIASTADSVQCPVCSEKFKPSTINGHLDVCLLKDEADSSHFAKDDSGPPLKKLRVSGEAESHSSPGANRPEAAGKVAAPPAAMFSLFHNNKSKLSEQSERHSLITNKQSTVSGVIKGVKRGVDLMSEDEPGPTGLTENVRSQTPVSSSGHTLSAKTSRGLSPRMLLTTNKPLAETLRPNTLEEYFGQSKVIGQHTLIRSLLDSQEIPSLILWGPPGCGKTTLAHIIASTSKKNGTARFVTLSATSASISDVREVIKQAQNELRLCKRKTILFIDEIHRFNKSQQDTFLPHVECGTVTLIGATTENPSFQVNAALLSRCRVLVLEKLSVEAMGSILDRAVDSLGIRVLGREQENFKDQDQTDGHEPKISIEQNALDTIAYLCDGDARAGLNSLQLAVQAQLNLPRSSLTAQSNSPQEIVVKEVHVKEGLQRSHILYDKAGEEHYNCVSALHKSMRGSHENASLYWLGRMLEGGEDPLYVARRLVRFASEDVGMADPAALPQAVSAFQACHFIGMPECEVILAQCVVYLARAPKSVDIYKAYANVKICLRNHKGPLPPVPLHLRNASTKLMKQLGYSKGYKYNPAFSNPVEQEYLPDELKGMDFFTWTPSDP, encoded by the exons ATGGCGCAGGACATGGAGACGATAGCCTCAACAGCAGACTCGGTGCAATGTCCCGTTTGTTCTGAAAAGTTTAAGCCTTCCACAATAAACGGACACCTGGACGTGTGTCTGCTGAAAGACGAGGCGGACAGCAGCCACTTTGCCAAAGATGACAGCGGACCTCCTCTAAAGAAACTGCGGGTCAGTGGAGAGGCTGAGTCGCACAGCAGCCCCGGTGCAAACAGACCTGAGGCAGCAGGTAAAGTCGCTGCTCCACCTGCTGccatgttttctctgtttcacAACAACAAGAGCAAATTGTCGGAACAAAGTGAACGGCATAGTTTGATTACTAATAAACAAAGCACTGTCAGTGGTGTCATTAAGGGGGTTAAACGTGGTGTAGACCTGATGAGTGAGGATGAACCTGGACCAACAGGACTGACAGAGAACGTGAGAAGCCAAACACCTGTGTCCTCCAGCGGACATACACTGTCTGCGAAGACATCGCGTGGTTTATCGCCACGGATGCTGCTGACGACGAACAAACCTTTAGCGGAGACACTGCGACCAAACACACTGGAGGAATACTTTGGTCAAAGTAAAGTCATAGgacaacacacactcatccGGTCTCTGCTGGACTCGCAGGAGATACCATCTCTGATACTGTGGGGGCCGCCGGGATGTGGGAAG acCACCCTCGCCCACATTATTGCCAGTACCAGTAAGAAGAATGGCACAGCTCGTTTTGTCACTCTGTCGGCAACCAGTGCGTCCATCAGTGATGTACGAGAGGTGATCAAACAGGCGCAGAATGAGCTCCGACTGTGCAAGAGGAAGACCATCTTGTTCATTGATGAAATCCACCGCTTCAACAAATCCCAACAG GACACTTTCCTTCCTCATGTGGAGTGCGGAACAGTCACACTGATCGGAGCAACTACTGAGAACCCGTCCTTCCAGGTGAACGCTGCCCTGCTGAGCAGGTGCAGGGTGCTGGTTCTGGAGAAGCTCTCCGTGGAGGCGATGGGCTCAATCCTGGACAGAGCAGTGGATTCGCTCGGTATCAGAGTCCTGGGACGAGAGCAAGAAAATTTCAAAGATCAAGACCAAACAGATGGACATGA GCCAAAGATTTCTATCGAGCAAAATGCTTTGGACACCATAGCTTACCTCTGTGATGGTGATGCAAGAGCAGGACTCAATAGTCTGCAACTTGCTGTACAGGCTCAGTTGAACTTGCCTCGGTCAAGCCTGACGGCACAAAGCAATTCCCCTCAAGAAATAGTGGTGAAGGAGGTGCATGTAAAGGAAGGTCTTCAGAGGTCCCACATTCTCTATGATAAAGCTG GTGAGGAGCATTACAACTGTGTCTCGGCGTTGCACAAGTCGATGAGAGGCTCGCATGAGAACGCCTCTCTGTACTGGCTGGGACGCATGCTGGAGGGCGGTGAAGATCCCCTCTATGTGGCCCGCAGATTGGTCCGCTTTGCCAGCGAGGATGTTG gtATGGCAGATCCCGCCGCTCTTCCTCAGGCTGTGTCTGCCTTCCAGGCCTGTCACTTCATTGGGATGCCTGAGTGTGAG GTGATCCTGGCTCAGTGCGTGGTGTACCTGGCCCGAGCACCAAAGTCTGTGGATATCTACAAGGCCTATGCTAACGTAAAGATTTGTCTGAGGAACCACAAGGGCCCCCTGCCTCCCGTCCCACTTCACCTCCGCAATGCCTCCACAAAGCTCATGAAGCAACTGGGCTACTCTAAAGGCTACAAATACAACCCAGCCTTCAGTAACCCTGTAGAGCAGGAGTACTTACCTGACGAGCTGAAGGGGATGGATTTCTTTACCTGGACACCGTCAGACCCATGA
- the LOC131472545 gene encoding proproteinase E-like yields MELAFVLFLAITTVSGCGVPIYQPNPSRVVNGEEARPYSWPWQVSLESFFPTCGGTLIAPDWVLTAAHCITFHTYRVVLAEHDMNKDEGPEQSIRVKEMFIHPKWNKNCVSCGNDIALLKLEASAVINDKVQLACLPPHGASLAHNQPCYITGWGRLYSGGPQATTLQQALLPVVEHSICSQNDWWGSSAKTTMVCAGGESKSACHGDSGGPLNCKGRDGKWYAEGVTSFVDGRGCNTPQKPTVFTRVASFIPWIHEVMDKN; encoded by the exons ATGGAACTGGCATTTGTTCTTTTCTTGGCCATCACAACTG TGTCTGGGTGTGGGGTACCTATTTACCAGCCCAATCCAAGTCGTGTGGTAAATGGAGAGGAAGCTCGTCCCTACAGCTGGCCATGGCAG GTCTCTTTGGAGTCCTTCTTCCCAACCTGTGGTGGAACACTTATTGCTCCGGACTGGGTCCTGACTGCTGCTCACTGCATCAC ATTCCACACGTACCGGGTGGTGCTTGCGGAGCATGACATGAACAAGGATGAGGGACCAGAACAGTCCATTAGGGTCAAAGAAATGTTCATCCACCCCAAATGGAACAAAAACTGTGTGTCCTGTGG GAATGATATTGCTCTGCTTAAGCTGGAGGCGAGTGCTGTTATTAATGATAAGGTTCAGCTGGCTTGCCTGCCGCCACATGGTGCCTCTCTTGCCCACAACCAACCCTGTTACATCACAGGCTGGGGTCGTCTCTACT CTGGAGGCCCACAGGCAACTACGCTGCAGCAGGCCCTACTTCCTGTGGTGGAGCATAGTATCTGCAGCCAAAATGACTGGTGGGGTAGCTCAGCCAAGACAACAATGGTCTgtgcaggaggagagagcaAGTCAGCATGCCAT GGAGACTCTGGCGGCCCTCTGAACTGTAAAGGCAGAGATGGTAAATGGTACGCTGAAGGAGTGACTAGTTTTGTGGATGGACGGGGGTGTAATACTCCTCAGAAGCCCACAGTTTTTACCCGTGTGGCCTCTTTCATCCCCTGGATCCATGAG GTCATGGACAAAAACTGA
- the dhx30 gene encoding ATP-dependent RNA helicase DHX30 isoform X1, with the protein MALHGGLLVCLRGLTKVSECVRMGRTVTPNWSREMRWYATKTGRIYETDASCDQTKRNYPELLKEFPEPKCLLHNTIARSLGINDLSQLVQYSYTENRGVKKAIVTLSWPCKIEEVGYASKKMDAERFAAAAACLKLKEMGLIGPNNQLPGRRAGHRRGERQSIVYGNEEDVCTDNGLNADVKRHQPSVEDPAVAEALSLFPHPRALLSRVIQVATSSDRLRELMSFRTTGGKQKKCELTVLWPDKMTFTATARNKVAAEKRAAALACMQLKELQLLDKNNNPLTHARYHHEKVREAGNREKRPLPLEISEYLESRIREHLAQYPAATEVQKLWEEEEARGQQSVNQEDDEEEEDLVTDAITGRPYKPLSEQETHELSNYLQEEWERANPRLSLALPVDGHRQRVVSAVQSSQVVVIAGETGCGKTTRIPRFLLEDCVRGGEGAECNILVTQPRRISAVSVAQRVAHEMGPALKSSVGYQVRLESRPPEHSGGALLFLTVGVLLRKLQSNPSLKGISHIVVDEVHERDINTDLLLALLQSTLKENPNLRVVLMSATGDNQRLAQYFGGCPIVKVPGFMHPVKDRYLEDVLREMGRQVPVQDREETKVFGGRDDAAPDLDLIADVIEHIDRHKEPGAILCFLPGWQDIKAVQEKLKEKSHFSSGSQLILPLHSSLSVADQQTVFQRPQMGQRKIVLATNIAETSITIDDIVHVVDTGTHKQQNYDPRTKVSCLDTVWISHSNVTQRKGRAGRCQPGQSYHLFPKKQLEYMTQFPVPEILRTPLESLVVQTKIHSPECKAETFLSQVLDSPERDAVRDAIQNLQVIGVLDKTETLTPLGERVAGMSCDPRLGKLLVLSAMFRCVLPMLSIVACLTRDPFHNSLQNRALVNKAKKALSGSSYSDYLVFSRAVLGWKRIQKEGDREDRDEYLEQNTLSKASLRFINGLISQFSENLHDAKLVSRASACQHHTSLCNEHRDQDELLKAVLLAGLYPNLIQVKKGLVVKGRFRPNGVLFNTLTGPVLLHRSSVNRGKDDFPSRWLTFFYAVKSNGSVFIRDSSVVHPLALLLLTDCDIAETVVGDRVEVSFPGRSLVRCELTAGTWELLWDLRTSIQTMLHRNLSNPDNTFTNSAQDGKLLSLLVELLKNSDSNTLALDNSSDAEVD; encoded by the exons atgGCGCTCCACGGTGGCTTACTCGTGTGTCTGAGAGGACTCACTAAAGTCTCCGAATGTGTTCGAATGGGACGCACAGTAACGCCCAACTGGAGCAGAGAAATGCGGTGGTACGCGACAAAAACTGGACGAATTTATGAAACGGATGCGTCATGTGATCAGACTAAACGAA ATTACCCAGAGCTATTAAAGGAGTTTCCAGAACCAAAATGCCTCCTACATAACACCATTGCTCGGTCACTGGGAATCAATGATCTGTCCCAGCTTGTCCAGTACAGCTATACCGAGAACCGTGGTGTCAAG aaaGCTATTGTCACACTATCATGGCCCTGTAAGATTGAAGAGGTGGGTTATGCCTCAAAGAAGATGGATGCTGAACGatttgctgcagctgctgcttgtCTCAAGCTAAAA GAAATGGGTCTTATTGGCCCAAACAATCAGCTTCCCGGGAGGAGAGCTGgccacaggagaggagagcgACAATCTATCGTCTATGGTAATGAGGAGGACGTTTGCACAGATAACGGCCTTAACGCAGATGTAAAAAGACACCAGCCCTCTGTAGAAGACCCCGCTGTTGCTGAAGcgctctccctctttcctcaTCCTAGAGCACTCTTATCTAGAGTCATCCAGGTGGCCACATCATCTGACAGACTCAGG GAGCTTAtgagtttcagaacaacaggaGGGAAGCAAAAGAAGTGTGAACTGACTGTGCTCTGGCCAGACAAGATGACGTTCACAGCTACAGCGAGAAACAAAGTGGCGGCAGAGAAAAGGGCTGCAGCTCTTGCATGCATGCAACTGAAG gagctgcagctgcttgataaaaacaacaatccgCTGACTCATGCCAGGTACCACCATGAGAAGGTGAGGGAGGCTGGGAATAGGGAGAAACGCCCCCTACCACTAGAAATCTCAGAATACCTGGAGAGTCGCATAAGGGAGCATCTTGCACAg TACCCGGCGGCAACAGAAGTACAGAAGTtatgggaggaggaagaggcgaGAGGACAGCAGTCGGTCAAccaggaggatgatgaagaggaggaagatttAGTAACAGACGCCATCACAGGCAGACCGTATAAACCTTTGTCTGAACAAGAGACTCATGAGCTCAGCAACTACCTACAGGAGGAATGGGAGAGGGCAAACCCCAGACTGAGTCTGGCGCTCCCAGTCGATGGCCACCGTCAACGTGTGGTCTCGGCCGTGCAGTCCTCACAGGTGGTTGTGATTGCTGGTGAAACGGGATGTGGCAAAACGACACGGATCCCCCGCTTCCTGCTCGAGGACTGCGTGAGAGGTGGTGAGGGAGCTGAATGCAACATCCTGGTGACCCAGCCTCGTCGGATCAGCGCTGTGTCAGTGGCACAGCGAGTTGCTCATGAGATGGGCCCGGCTCTGAAAAGCTCTGTGGGATATCAG GTGAGACTTGAGAGCCGACCCCCAGAGCACAGTGGAGGAGCATTACTCTTCCTCACTGTGGGCGTTCTGCTGAGGAAGCTGCAGTCAAACCCATCCCTGAAAGGAATCAGCCACATTGTGGTGGATGAGGTCCATGAGagagacataaacacagacctGCTGCTGGCTTTACTACAATCCACCCTCAAAGAGAACCCTAACCTAAGAGTAGTGCTTATGAGTGCTACTGGGGACAACCAGAGGCTGGCTCAGTATTTTGGAGGCTGTCCTATTGTGAAGGTGCCAGGTTTTATGCATCCAGTCAAGGACAGATACCTGGAGGATGTGCTGAGAGAGATGGGACGCCAAGTGCCAGTCCAAGACAGGGAGGAGACAAAGGTTTTT gGAGGAAGAGATGACGCTGCGCCTGATCTAGATTTAATAGCTGATGTTATTGAACACATTGACAGACATAAAGAGCCAG GTGCAATCCTGTGTTTCCTCCCCGGATGGCAGGACATCAAGGCAGTCCAGGAGAAACTCAAGGAGAAATCACACTTTTCCTCTGGCTCACAGCTGATCCTGCCAT tgcACTCTAGTTTATCAGTGGCTGACCAGCAGACTGTGTTCCAGCGCCCCCAGATGGGCCAGAGGAAGATTGTGCTCGCCACCAATATTGCGGAGACCTCTATCACCATAGATGACATTGTTCATGTTGTGGATACAGGAACTCACAAACAACAGAATTATGACCCACGGACAAAG GTCTCCTGTCTGGACACAGTTTGGATATCCCACTCTAATGTCACTCAAAGGAAAGGGAGAGCAGGGCGATGTCAGCCAGGACAATCCTACCAcctttttccaaaaaaacagcTGGAGTACATGACTCAGTTCCCAGTCCCTGAAATCCTGCGTACCCCACTGGAGAGTTTAGTCGTGCAGACCAAAATCCACAGCCCCGAATGCAAG GCTGAAACATTCTTATCCCAAGTGTTAGACAGTCCAGAGCGAGATGCTGTGAGAGATGCTATCCAAAATCTACAAGTCATCG GAGTTCTAGACAAGACGGAAACCCTGACACCTTTAGGAGAGCGTGTTGCCGGCATGTCATGTGACCCTCGACTTGGCAAATTGCTCGTTCTGAGTGCCATGTTCAGGTGTGTTCTGCCCATGTTGTCTATCGTTGCCTGTCTGACCAGAGATCCTTTCCACAACAGTCTTCAGAACAGAGCATTAGTCAACAAG GCCAAAAAAGCTCTTAGTGGCTCCAGCTACAGTGATTACTTGGTGTTCAGCAGAGCTGTGTTGGGCTGGAAAAGAATTCAGAAGGAGGGcgacagagaagacagagatgAGTATTTGGAACAGAATACTCTATCCAAGGCCAGCCTTCGATTTATCAATG GGCTCATCTCTCAGTTCAGTGAGAACCTGCATGACGCAAAGCTGGTTTCTCGTGCCAGTGCGTGCCAGCACCACACTTCTCTCTGCAATGAGCACAGGGACCAGGATGAGCTTCTTAAAGCTGTGCTACTGGCTGGACTATATCCCAACCTCATTCAG GTTAAGAAAGGTCTTGTGGTCAAAGGGCGTTTTCGCCCCAACGGAGTGCTTTTCAACACACTCACCGGACCAGTGCTGCTTCACCGTTCGTCAGTCAACAG AGGAAAAGACGATTTCCCAAGTCGCTGGCTGACCTTTTTTTACGCAGTCAAGTCAAACGGGAGCGTTTTCATCAGAGACTCTTCTGTGGTTCACCCActcgctctgctgctgctcacagactgCGATATCGCAGAGACAG TGGTTGGAGACAGAGTGGAAGTGTCTTTTCCCGGTCGCTCTCTGGTGCGCTGTGAGCTGACAGCTGGCACGTGGGAGCTGCTGTGGGATCTGCGTACGTCGATTCAGACCATGCTGCACCGAAACCTGAGCAATCCCGACAACACATTCACCAATTCCGCCCAAGATGGAAAGCTCCTCTCCTTACTGGTAGAACTGCTGAAAAATTCAGACTCAAACACTCTCGCTCTGGATAACAGTAGTGACGCTGAGGTGGATTAA